The sequence GGACGGTACGATGCTGGGCAGTGCATCGCATAACGGTACGTTATTGTCGTAGTGCCTTTTGAACTCCAGCAGTTCAGTCAGCAACGTGCTCCATTTACCTTTGGTGATGCCCATGGAGAACAGCACCAGGATCGAATACAGCCCGGTCTTCTCGACCACCAGCCCCCGCTCCCAGAGAAACTTGCTGACCACCGCAGCCGGGATGCCCCGCTCGCTCAGCTTGCCGCCAGCAGTCAGGCCGGGCGTGACCAGGGTGACCTTGATCGGATCGAGTAGCACGTAATCATCGGCAACCTCACCGAAACCGTGCCAGTCCGCTTCGGGCTCCAGCAACCAGTCACGGGTCACCAACTCGTCAGCGCCATCCGCCGCGCCGGGTTGCCAGATGCTGAACCACCAATCGTCTGGCGCCAGGTGCTGACGCAGATTGGCCAGCGCGCGGCGAAAGCTCAGCGCTTCATCGAAGGTTTCCTGGATCAGCGAACGGCCCGCCGGGCCTTCCATCATCGCCGAAGCCACATCGAGCGAGGCGAGGATGCCGTATTGCGGTGAGGTCGAGATATGCATCATGAAGGCTTCATTGAAGCGATCCCGGTCCAGTTGCCGCTGTTCGCTGTCCAGCACATGGATCATCGAGGCCTGGCTGAAAGCCGCCAACACCTTGTGCGTGGAGTGCGTGGTGAACACCAGCGGCCCCTGCTCGCGCGTATCCATGCCATAACGGCCATCATAGAACTCGTGAAACGCAGCGTAGGCGTACCAGGCTTCGTCGAAGTGCAGGACGTCGACGCTGTTGCCCAGGGTTCGCTTGATCAGATTGGCGTTGTAGCAAAGGCCGTCGTAGGTCGAGTTGGTGACGACGGCCAGCTTGACCCGGGCCGGTCGTCCGCGCGCCAGCGGGTTTGCATCGATCTTGGCCTGGATCGACGCCGGGGAGAACTCTTCGAGCGGAATCGGCCCGATGATGCCCAGTTCATTACGCGAGGGCGTCAGATAGAGCGGAATCGCCCCAGTCATGATGATCGAGTGGAGTATCGATTTGTGACAGTTGCGGTCCACCAGAACCAGATCGTCCCGCGCCACCATCGAATGCCAGACGATCTTGTTCGCCGTCGAGGTGCCGTTGATCACGAAGAAGGTATGGTCTGCCCCGAAGTTGCGCGCCGCCCGCGCCTCGGCAGCCGCCAACGGCCCGGTGTGATCGAGCAGCGAGCCAAGCTCGGGCACCGATACCGACAGGTCGGAACGCAGCGTATTCTCGCCGAAGAACTGATGAAAGGCCTGGCCGACCGGACTCTTGCGAAACGCCACGCCGCCACCGTGCCCCGGCGTGTGCCAGGAGTAATTGGAGTCGCCGGTGTGCTGCACCAGCGCGCGAAAAAACGGCGGCAGCAAGCCATCCAGGTAGCTCCGGGCCGCCCGCGCCACTTGCCGGGCCAGGAAGGGAACCGTGTCCTCGAACAGATACAGCAGCCCCCGCAACTCGTTGAGGTCGGCCATCGCCTCGGCGGGTGCGTTCTCGATGGTGATCTGCTCGCCAAGCGCGAAGATCGGCAACTGCGGTGCGCGACGGCGCGCGACGCGAATCAGGCCCACCACATCCTGCAGCAGCCGCTGATTTTCGCCAGCGCCCTCGGCGGCCACCAGGATACAAGCCAGCCCGTGGTGCGTGGACGCGACGATGCGACCTTCGGCAGCGCTTCCGGTGGGCAGGATATGAAAGCCGTCCCGTTCGAGTTCCGCGGCTATCTCGCGGACCCGCTCGCCAGCGACGGTATCGGCCTTGATGTCGCGGTGAACGATAAGGATGGGGAATTTGAGATCTTTGTACATGGGTACTTCCTGAAGGCGTTCCCCTCCAGCGTAGAAGCTGCGCACCCAAGCACCAAGCGTAAAATCCGAGGACGCTGCGCCGGCGCGGCAAAACACACGCCGGCCAGCGTCCGGATCAGGCCGGCAAGGCTTCGCCTTCGATCTGCGCCGGCTGTTCCATCTGAACCCAGAGCGGCGGCGCGCCCGCTGCCTTCTCGATGGCCTGCATGCGGGCCGCATGCGCTGCGATTTCTTCGGCGCTGGCACGGATGACCAGCGTACCGGGCCGATCAGCCGGCAACCGGCGGATTGGCGTGGCCTGCTGGCGGCCACCGTTTTCAGCGTCGCCGCCCTCGCCTGCCAGCGACAGGTTGGTCTGTCCGCCCGTCATGGTCAGGTAGACGTCGGCGAGGATCTCGGCATCGAGCAGTGCGCCGTGCAGATCGCGGCCGGAGTTGTCCACGCCATAGCGCTTGCACAGCGCATCGAGGCTGTTGCGCTGGCCAGGGTGGCGCTCACGTGCCATCAGCAGGGTATCGAGAATACTGCAGTGATCGCTCAGCTCGGCGCGATCCTGCTGTCCGAGCAAGGCGAACTCGTTATTGATGAAGCCCACGTCGAACGCGGCGTTATGGATGATCAACTGTGCGCCCTTGATGAATTCGAAGAACTCATCGGCGACATCCTTGAACCGGGGCTTGTCGGTCAAAAATTCATTGGTAATGCCGTGAACGGCGATCGCGCCTTCGTCGACCTCGCGATCCGGCTGCAGATAGACGTGATAATGCCGACCCGTAAGG is a genomic window of Stutzerimonas stutzeri containing:
- a CDS encoding Orn/Lys/Arg decarboxylase N-terminal domain-containing protein — its product is MYKDLKFPILIVHRDIKADTVAGERVREIAAELERDGFHILPTGSAAEGRIVASTHHGLACILVAAEGAGENQRLLQDVVGLIRVARRRAPQLPIFALGEQITIENAPAEAMADLNELRGLLYLFEDTVPFLARQVARAARSYLDGLLPPFFRALVQHTGDSNYSWHTPGHGGGVAFRKSPVGQAFHQFFGENTLRSDLSVSVPELGSLLDHTGPLAAAEARAARNFGADHTFFVINGTSTANKIVWHSMVARDDLVLVDRNCHKSILHSIIMTGAIPLYLTPSRNELGIIGPIPLEEFSPASIQAKIDANPLARGRPARVKLAVVTNSTYDGLCYNANLIKRTLGNSVDVLHFDEAWYAYAAFHEFYDGRYGMDTREQGPLVFTTHSTHKVLAAFSQASMIHVLDSEQRQLDRDRFNEAFMMHISTSPQYGILASLDVASAMMEGPAGRSLIQETFDEALSFRRALANLRQHLAPDDWWFSIWQPGAADGADELVTRDWLLEPEADWHGFGEVADDYVLLDPIKVTLVTPGLTAGGKLSERGIPAAVVSKFLWERGLVVEKTGLYSILVLFSMGITKGKWSTLLTELLEFKRHYDNNVPLCDALPSIVPSGGSQYVGMGLRDLCDSLHDCYRDNATARAMRRMYTALPALAMKPSDAYDKLVRGEVEAVPIEALEGRIAAVMLVPYPPGIPLIMPGERFTAETRSILDYLAFAQRFAARFPGFDADVHGLQHEEHPDGTRYTVDCILEG
- the dnaQ gene encoding DNA polymerase III subunit epsilon, translated to MTIYKSNTDRVVVLDTETTGMPVTDGHRIIEIGCVEVIGRRLTGRHYHVYLQPDREVDEGAIAVHGITNEFLTDKPRFKDVADEFFEFIKGAQLIIHNAAFDVGFINNEFALLGQQDRAELSDHCSILDTLLMARERHPGQRNSLDALCKRYGVDNSGRDLHGALLDAEILADVYLTMTGGQTNLSLAGEGGDAENGGRQQATPIRRLPADRPGTLVIRASAEEIAAHAARMQAIEKAAGAPPLWVQMEQPAQIEGEALPA